Proteins from a single region of Rhipicephalus sanguineus isolate Rsan-2018 chromosome 5, BIME_Rsan_1.4, whole genome shotgun sequence:
- the LOC119394320 gene encoding nascent polypeptide-associated complex subunit alpha encodes MPELSAQDSSKREPKVEDKVTVEDASDTDSGSDDTAPELDDDIGKATGQSQIAQAAGITEELVSKAKQSRSEKKARKLMSKLGLKQVQGVCRVTIRKSKNILFVITKPDVYKSPASDTYIVFGEAKIEDLSQQAQMAAAEKFKAPDAGAAMGEPAQAAVSQPIEEESEEEEEVDEAGVEGKDIELVMSQANVSRVKAVRALKNNNNDIVNAIMELTM; translated from the exons ATGCCTGAACTCAGCGCACAGGATTCTTCCAAGCGGGAGCCAAAAGTCGAGGACAAAGTGACTGTGGAGGACG CCAGTGACACCGACTCCGGCAGCGATGACACGGCGCCAGAACTTGACGATGACATTGGAAAGGCGACTGGACAAAGTCAG ATTGCGCAGGCTGCGGGCATCACCGAGGAGCTGGTCAGCAAAGCCAAGCAGAGTCGGAGTGAGAAGAAGGCGCGCAAGCTGATGTCCAAGCTGGGACTGAAGCAGGTGCAGGGCGTCTGCCGGGTGACCATCCGAAAGTCCAAAAACATCCTCTTTGTCATCACCAAGCCAGACGTCTACAAAAGCCCGGCGTCAGACACCTACATAGTCTTCGGAGAGGCCAAG ATTGAGGACCTCAGTCAACAAGCCCAGATGGCGGCGGCCGAGAAGTTCAAGGCACCCGACGCTGGTGCTGCGATGGGCGAGCCGGCACAGGCTGCAGTGTCTCAACCTATCGAAGAGGAgtctgaagaagaggaagag GTGGACGAGGCAGGAGTGGAGGGCAAGGATATTGAACTCGTCATGTCCCAAGCCAACGTCTCTCGAGTCAAAGCAGTCAGGGCACTCAAGAACAATAACAACGACATCGTCAATGCAATTATG
- the LOC119394319 gene encoding serine protease 30 isoform X2, which produces MRRWRPHSWWALLLTACCCLHLADPQIHLYVPAHLPEESGYSSRQGQCSYGGDDRCTFVLLCLLSGGTAAGRCGNSLLYTCCVRPPRTRSSLPADHASVQALQARSPAVARTATQRKYYNVDDEDVCGRSTNKPQRRIIGGEDAQYGEFPWQAHIKISRQQCGGALVNHYYVVTAAHCVHHTPLRRISVILGAYDIQDQRYQLSRAQAYSVLEKKIHPNFAFSASQPDRFDVALLRLDRHVRYQENILPICLPPRGWTFEGWRATVTGWGKTDSTLSNRYGTRVLQKVEVPIITRSECEHWHHIRGIRIRIHQEMMCAGYKEGRRDACVGDSGGPMMLNLNGRWTLVGITSAGFGCAQSFQPGIYHQVSMSVDWVIANMQ; this is translated from the exons ATGCGGCGGTGGCGGCCGCATTCGTGGTGGGCGCTCCTGCTGACCGCCTGCTGCTGCCTGCACCTGGCCGACCCGCAGATACACCTATACGTGCCAGCGC ACCTTCCGGAGGAGTCCGGCTACTCGAGTCGCCAGGGCCAGTGCTCGTACGGTGGCGACGACCGGTGCACGTTCGTGCTGCTCTGCCTGCTGTCGGGCGGCACGGCAGCCGGTCGCTGCGGCAACAGTCTGCTGTACACGTGCTGCGTGCGGCCACCCCGCACGCGATCCTCGCTGCCAGCCGACCACGCGTCGGTGCAGGCGCTCCAAGCGCGGAGTCCGGCCGTCGCGCGCACAGCCACGCAGCGAAAGTACTACAACGTGGACGACGAAGACG TGTGCGGGAGATCAACGAACAAGCCGCAGAGGAGAATCATAGGTGGTGAAGATGCCCAGTACGGAGAGTTCCCATGGCAG GCCCATATCAAGATCTCCCGTCAGCAGTGCGGTGGAGCCCTCGTCAACCACTACTACGTTGTTACGGCCGCGCACTGCGTACATCA CACGCCCCTGCGGCGAATCTCGGTGATCCTGGGCGCGTACGACATCCAGGACCAGCGGTACCAGTTGTCCCGGGCGCAGGCGTACAGCGTACTCGAGAAGAAGATCCATCCAAACTTCGCCTTCTCGGCGTCGCAGCCGGACCGCTTCGACGTGGCGCTGCTCAGGCTCGACCGGCACGTGCGCTACCAGGAGAACATCCTGCCCATCTGCCTGCCGCCCCGTGGATGGACGTTCGAAGGATGGCGAGCCACGGTCACCGGATGGGGAAAGACAGACTCCACGCTCA GTAACCGCTACGGCACGCGGGTTCTGCAGAAAGTGGAGGTGCCCATCATAACGCGCAGCGAGTGCGAGCACTGGCACCACATCCGCGGCATCCGCATCAGGATCCACCAGGAGATGATGTGTGCCGGCTACAAGGAAGGGCGCAGGGACGCCTGTGTG GGCGATTCCGGCGGACCGATGATGCTGAACTTGAACGGTCGGTGGACGCTCGTCGGAATTACGTCAGCAGGATTTGGATGCGCGCAATCGTTCCAGCCGGGCATCTACCACCAAGTGTCTATGTCCGTCGACTGGGTCATCGCGAATATGCAGTGA